Below is a genomic region from Methanococcus vannielii SB.
ATAAGCCCATCGGGTTTTTCTTCGATGTCTGCACCCATTTTTGAAAGTTCAACTGCACATGCGTTTAATCTATCGCATTCTTTAAGTCTTACGTGTTCACCGTTGTAAACTACCGTTTTTCCTTCGGCAAAACACCCTAAAACTGCAATTGTGGGGACTAAATCGGGAATATTGGTTACATCTATTTCAATCCCTTTCAAATTATAAGGGCCTTTTATTTTAACGTTATTTTCGTTTATTTCTACGTCTGCACCCATTTTCTTAACTATTTCTATTATTTCTCGGTCGCCTTGCTTTGAATTCTTAAATACATTCTTTACTTCAATATCGGAATTTAATAAAACCCCTGTTGCAATTAAATATGACGCAGAAGAATAATCACCTTCAATAGTATATTCACAAGGACGGTAACTTTGTTTTCCTTTAATTTTATATCCGGTTTTATTTTCTTCCACTATTTTTTCAATTTTTACCCCAAATTTATCTAAAACGTCTATTGTAATGTTTAAATACGGTTCAGATTTTAAAGGGGTCGTCAAAATAATTTCCGAATCCGTTTCACTAAATGGTAATGTCATCATGAGCGAGGTTATAAATTGAGAACTCATGTCACCCCGTATTTTAACAGAATTGCTTGTAATTTTTCCTGCTTTCACAATAATTGGTGCAATTCCGTTGTTTCTTGTTGAAAAACTTTCTATTCCAAGCTGTTTTAATGCATCAAGTAGCGGTTGCATTGGCCTTTTCCTAATTGAATCATCCCCTGTAATTACGGCATATCCATCAGGAATTTGGGAAGAAATTCCAGTTATAATCCGTAAAGTAGTTCCACTGTTCCCGATATCAATAATATTATCTGGAACTTTTAATTTAGACCCGATTATTGTCCATTTTTCGACCTCATTTGTAATTTCTGCACCAAGCATTCTACATGCATGTGCTGAAGATAAACAGTCTGCACCGTTTAATGGATTTTTTAAAATAGATAGCCCATTTGCAAGGGATGCAGAAATTACTGCTCTATGTGTGTACGACTTTGATGGAGGGGCATTTATAATACCTTTTACTTCCGATGTCCTTTTAACGATAAGCACTAAATCACCGTGAATTTGCGAATAATTTCATAATTATCTGAAAAGTATATCAAACTATCCAAATATTAAAAATTACCGCCATTTAAAATATATTGAATGTACCGTAAACTATATATATTGAAAAAGCGGAAAGCTATTTCCTATAAAGATGATTTTGGAGGAATATATATGTGCAACGTTGAGCAGGCAGTGGAGTATATCAAAAAGAAAAACGTTAAATTTATCAGATTCCAATTTGTAGACATTCACGGAACCCCAAAAAACATTGCATTTCCAGTAAAAGAGGGAAATTCAGGCGATGAAGAATTATACGATGTATTGAGTAAAGGATTATACTTTGACGGTTCTTCAATTGACGGTTTTGTATCAATTGAAGGATCAGACATGATGTTAAAACCTGATCTTTCAACATTGTTTGTTTTGCCGTGGAGATCTGCTGAAAAACCCGCTGCAAGAATTATCTGCGACGTATGTTATCCAAATGGAAAGCCCTTTGAAGGAGACCCTAGAGGATGCCTAAAAAAAATGCTTGATAAATTCGATGAACAGTTAAACGGCCAATATTTCGTAGGCCCCGAACCAGAATTTTTTGTTTTAAAGCAAGACGCATGTGGTTCGTGGGTTCCAGCAGATAATGCGGGATATTTCGATTTAGAGCCGGTCGATACCGGATGTGATATTAGAAAAAAAATAGTTTGTGCTCTTGAAGATTTGGGTCTACACGTAGAAGCAAGCCACCACGAAGTAGCAGCTGGACAGCACGAAGTTGATTTTAGATTTGCAGATGCAGTTAAAACAGCAGATAATGTTATAACATTTAAAACTGCGATTAAAACTATTGCATCACAAAACGGATTGATGGCTACATTCATGCCAAAACCATTCTTTGGGGTTAACGGAAGCGGTATGCACTGCCACCAAAGTATCTGGTTAAATAATGAACCTTCATTCTATGATGAAAATGCAAAGTACCAGTTAAGTGGTATCTGTATGGATTACATTGGAGGTATATTGGAACATGCAAAGTCAATAGTTGCCGTAACAAATCCGACAGTAAACTCATATAAAAGAATGGTTCCAGGATACGAAGCTCCTGCAAACATTGCATGGGCAAATTCAAACAGGAGTGCAATTATAAGGGTTCCTGCACCAAGAGGAAAGGGAACACGAATTGAATTTAGAGCACCAGACCCATCATGTAACCCGTATCTTGCATTTACCGTCATGCTTGCAGCAGGTTTAGATGGAGTTAAGAAAAAAGGCGGCGCACCAGAACCCGTTGAAAAGAACATCTTTAAAATGACTGAGGCTCAGAAAAAAGCAGAAGGAATTGAATCAGTACCTGCAAGTTTGAAAGCTGCACTTGAAGAGTTAGAAACCAATACAATATTGAAAGATGCTCTAGGAAAACACATCTATGAAAGTTTCCTTGAAATTAAAACCGCAGAATGGGATTCATTTAGAACTGCAGTTACAGACTGGGAAACTGCAAACTATCTAAGATTATAACTTAAAATAAAATAATTTTTAAATACGTTTTTTACTAGTTTTACTATTTTTATTATGTTTAACATCAACTAAATTTAAAGATAATTGTACAAATAAATTATATAGATTTTAAAACCTAATTTTTACAATTATTGCCGAATCTAAACCCATGCAAAAACTATAAAAATAATAAGTAAGTAATAAGAAAGAGACGGGAATCTAGGAAACTTTTGAAAAACACATTTTTAGAGATTTTTTGCGGCTATGTAAGTTGAAAAACTTTGTATAACGTAGCTTTTGTATTCAATACTAACTAAAACACAAAAACGAATCAGAAAAAGAGGTAAAATCATGGCATTTAAAGTTGTTGTTGCTGACCCTAAAGCGGGAAAATCATACCAATATGAAATAGACGGAAACGAACTATTAGGTAAAAAAATTGGCGATGAAATAAACGGTTCAATCGTTGGTTTAGAAGGATATAAATTAAAAATTACCGGTGGAGCAGACAAATGTGGTTTTGCAATGAGACATGATATTCACGGCGCTATGAAAATGAGAGTCTTATTAAGAGAGGGGCCAGGATACAACCCAAAAGAAAGCGGTATTAGAAGAAGAAAAAGTTTAAGAGGAAATACGATTTCAAAAGACATCGTATTGATAAATACGAAAGTTTTAGAATATGGGCAAACTCCAATTGGCGAATAATTTCTTTTTTTCTTTTTAATCAATATTCTTTTTTGTAGATTATATATATCTATATAAAGTATTAGTTATAGAGTGACTATATCTTTTTTGTAAAATCTGAGTTTTACAAAATCTACAAAAACGCTGTTTTTGTTTGGTGATATTATTTTCAATTTACCGTTAAATTGATTTAAGTTATAAAACTGTGCGAGGGATAATTATGGTGGCATCTAATCAATCTGAAGTAAATATAGGTATGGTTGGTCACGTAGACCATGGAAAAACGAGTTTAACTAGAAAATTAACCGGTGTTTGGACAGATACCCATAGTGAAGAGTTAAAAAGAGGAATTTCAATAAGACTTGGGTATGCTGACTGCGAAATAAAAAAGTGTGAAAGCTGTAACGAACCTGAATGTTATACTGTAGATAAAAAATGCGACTGCTGTAGTGGGAAAGTTGAAACTTTAAGAAAAATATCCTTTGTAGATGCTCCCGGACACGAAACACTGATGGCTACAATGCTTTCAGGAGCATCTTTAATGGATGGTGCAATTTTAGTTATTGCTGCTAGTGAAGAGTGCCCACAACCTCAAACAAAGGAGCATTTAATGGCACTTGATGCACTCGGTGTTAAAAATATACTCATTGTGCAGAATAAAATTGACCTCGTAACTGAGGAACAGGCTGTTGAAAACTATGAACAGATCCAAAAGTTTACAAAAGGAACCGTTGCAGAAAAAGCACCAATTATTCCAGTTTCAGCCCACCATGGGGCAAACCTTGACGTGCTTTTAAAAGCAATTCAAGAGTTTATTCCAACTCCAAAAAGAGATGAAACAGTATCTCCAAGACTCTATGTTGCAAGGAGTTTTGATGTAAATAAGCCAGGTTCAGAAATTAAAGACTTAAAAGGCGGAGTTATCGGCGGAAGTATTATTCAAGGAATTTTAAAAGTTGGCGATGAAATCGAGATAAGGCCGGGTAGTAAGGTAGTTGAAGGAAATAAAACCAAATGGGTTCCAATCATTACAAAAATCATATCACTTGGTGCAGGTAGTAAAAAATTAAAAACTGCACTTCCAGGGGGATTAATTGGAGTTGGAACCGAATTAGACCCTAATTTAACGAAATCAGATGCATTGAGTGGAAGTTTAGCAGGAATTCCCGGAACACTTCCTGAAACGTTAGAAAAAATAACTATTAGGCCACAACTACTCGAAAGAGTTGTAGGTTCTCAAGATGAACTTTTAATAGAGCCTTTAAAAACCAATGAAGTCTTAATGTTAAACGTTGGAACATCAACAACAGTTGGAGTAACCGTTTCAGCAAAAGCAGAAAAGGTAGAAATAAAACTAAAACTTCCAGTATGTGCTGATTCAGGCGATAGGGTTGCAATTAGCAGAAAAATAGGGTCAAGATGGAGATTAATCGGATATGGAATAATATTATAATTTTTTATTAAAATTATACTATTTTGGTGTTTTAATGGACTTTTCAACCTTAATTCAGAAAAAGGAGAAAGTAGTTTCAAAAATTCAAAATATAAATTTTAACCATGATCATTCCAAATACTGGATTGAATCGCTATTTATCCATAAATCCGACATGAAATTTTCTGGAGGAGATGGCAGTTTTAATAAAATAGACTATATTAACTACTGCTTATACCTAA
It encodes:
- the aroA gene encoding 3-phosphoshikimate 1-carboxyvinyltransferase — translated: MLIVKRTSEVKGIINAPPSKSYTHRAVISASLANGLSILKNPLNGADCLSSAHACRMLGAEITNEVEKWTIIGSKLKVPDNIIDIGNSGTTLRIITGISSQIPDGYAVITGDDSIRKRPMQPLLDALKQLGIESFSTRNNGIAPIIVKAGKITSNSVKIRGDMSSQFITSLMMTLPFSETDSEIILTTPLKSEPYLNITIDVLDKFGVKIEKIVEENKTGYKIKGKQSYRPCEYTIEGDYSSASYLIATGVLLNSDIEVKNVFKNSKQGDREIIEIVKKMGADVEINENNVKIKGPYNLKGIEIDVTNIPDLVPTIAVLGCFAEGKTVVYNGEHVRLKECDRLNACAVELSKMGADIEEKPDGLIITGTHKLTGSKLKTHDDHRLVMAFTIAGMLADGETVIEGEESVKISFPDFVDKMKSIGCNIEVI
- the glnA gene encoding type I glutamate--ammonia ligase, which codes for MCNVEQAVEYIKKKNVKFIRFQFVDIHGTPKNIAFPVKEGNSGDEELYDVLSKGLYFDGSSIDGFVSIEGSDMMLKPDLSTLFVLPWRSAEKPAARIICDVCYPNGKPFEGDPRGCLKKMLDKFDEQLNGQYFVGPEPEFFVLKQDACGSWVPADNAGYFDLEPVDTGCDIRKKIVCALEDLGLHVEASHHEVAAGQHEVDFRFADAVKTADNVITFKTAIKTIASQNGLMATFMPKPFFGVNGSGMHCHQSIWLNNEPSFYDENAKYQLSGICMDYIGGILEHAKSIVAVTNPTVNSYKRMVPGYEAPANIAWANSNRSAIIRVPAPRGKGTRIEFRAPDPSCNPYLAFTVMLAAGLDGVKKKGGAPEPVEKNIFKMTEAQKKAEGIESVPASLKAALEELETNTILKDALGKHIYESFLEIKTAEWDSFRTAVTDWETANYLRL
- a CDS encoding 30S ribosomal protein S6e encodes the protein MAFKVVVADPKAGKSYQYEIDGNELLGKKIGDEINGSIVGLEGYKLKITGGADKCGFAMRHDIHGAMKMRVLLREGPGYNPKESGIRRRKSLRGNTISKDIVLINTKVLEYGQTPIGE
- a CDS encoding translation initiation factor IF-2 subunit gamma — translated: MVASNQSEVNIGMVGHVDHGKTSLTRKLTGVWTDTHSEELKRGISIRLGYADCEIKKCESCNEPECYTVDKKCDCCSGKVETLRKISFVDAPGHETLMATMLSGASLMDGAILVIAASEECPQPQTKEHLMALDALGVKNILIVQNKIDLVTEEQAVENYEQIQKFTKGTVAEKAPIIPVSAHHGANLDVLLKAIQEFIPTPKRDETVSPRLYVARSFDVNKPGSEIKDLKGGVIGGSIIQGILKVGDEIEIRPGSKVVEGNKTKWVPIITKIISLGAGSKKLKTALPGGLIGVGTELDPNLTKSDALSGSLAGIPGTLPETLEKITIRPQLLERVVGSQDELLIEPLKTNEVLMLNVGTSTTVGVTVSAKAEKVEIKLKLPVCADSGDRVAISRKIGSRWRLIGYGIIL